The following are from one region of the Salicibibacter kimchii genome:
- a CDS encoding TetR/AcrR family transcriptional regulator, producing MHTKEKILEESLELFAINGYEGTSMTKIADKVGIKKSSLYAHYKSKEVLFVEVAKEMVDQNVEFVRRSLDEQAPDVKTVLYKSFKTHIHDMATDDASIQFYNRFMQNPPNGLGGELTASVEKSEKQARGLLENVIAKGQASKEVTADLDATSIAHMYFCLIEGLANETTVYTLEEVERHAESVWVIFWRGVKI from the coding sequence ATGCATACGAAGGAGAAAATTCTAGAAGAGAGCTTGGAATTGTTCGCGATAAATGGGTATGAAGGAACGTCAATGACGAAAATTGCGGATAAGGTTGGGATTAAAAAATCATCCTTATACGCGCATTATAAAAGCAAAGAAGTGTTATTTGTAGAAGTGGCGAAGGAAATGGTGGATCAAAACGTTGAATTTGTCAGAAGATCACTTGATGAGCAAGCACCAGATGTAAAAACTGTGTTGTATAAATCATTTAAAACTCATATTCATGATATGGCAACAGATGATGCGAGCATCCAGTTTTATAATCGTTTTATGCAAAATCCACCAAATGGATTGGGAGGGGAGCTAACAGCTAGTGTGGAAAAAAGTGAGAAACAAGCACGGGGGCTTTTGGAGAATGTGATCGCCAAGGGACAGGCGTCAAAAGAAGTAACAGCAGACTTAGATGCCACAAGTATAGCACATATGTATTTTTGTTTAATTGAAGGGCTTGCGAACGAAACAACAGTTTATACGCTCGAAGAAGTAGAACGGCATGCTGAATCGGTTTGGGTGATTTTTTGGCGTGGGGTCAAGATATAG
- a CDS encoding metallophosphoesterase: MQWLVVSDTHGDREGLKKLRDRHEQHVEAMFHCGDFELDKGDPLLESFYVVSGNTDAPGEFPEQEVLTIDGINVWLTHGHLYQVKSTNQRLQQTAMEKDARLVFHGHSHYAGAYEKDGIIYVNPGSLTLPKKPTTPTYALVTVRNGEVEAVRFHEKDSGSEMKELSFTKAWPK; this comes from the coding sequence ATGCAATGGCTTGTTGTCAGTGATACACATGGGGATCGCGAGGGTCTAAAAAAGCTTAGAGATCGCCATGAACAGCATGTTGAAGCAATGTTTCATTGTGGGGATTTCGAATTGGACAAGGGGGATCCGCTCCTGGAATCTTTTTATGTCGTGAGTGGAAATACGGATGCACCGGGGGAATTTCCTGAACAAGAGGTGCTTACCATCGACGGGATCAACGTTTGGCTCACCCATGGGCATCTATATCAAGTGAAAAGCACCAATCAACGTTTGCAACAAACAGCAATGGAGAAAGACGCCCGTCTCGTTTTCCATGGCCATTCCCATTACGCCGGGGCCTACGAAAAAGATGGCATTATTTATGTGAATCCCGGCAGTTTAACATTGCCAAAAAAACCAACGACACCGACCTACGCTCTCGTAACGGTTAGAAATGGGGAAGTAGAAGCGGTTCGTTTTCATGAAAAAGACAGCGGCAGTGAAATGAAAGAACTCTCTTTCACGAAGGCATGGCCAAAATAA
- a CDS encoding XTP/dITP diphosphatase, with protein sequence MKNIVLATKNEGKRKELEALLAGAATVYSLRDYPDCPEIEETGETFVANARIKADFVAAYTGLPALADDSGLAVDALDGSPGVYSARFAGEEKNDEKNNEKLLRSLEGVPREKRTARFICALVYKNPNGEAIEVEGTCDGEITSAPKGTNGFGYDPLMYLPHMQKTLAELPSKEKNSISHRSKALQKMKAEWGELGM encoded by the coding sequence ATGAAAAACATTGTTTTGGCCACGAAAAACGAGGGAAAAAGAAAAGAATTAGAGGCACTGTTGGCAGGTGCGGCCACGGTGTATTCGTTGCGTGACTACCCTGACTGTCCGGAAATTGAGGAAACAGGGGAAACGTTCGTTGCAAATGCCCGCATCAAAGCCGACTTTGTAGCTGCATACACGGGCCTTCCTGCTCTTGCCGATGATTCCGGATTGGCGGTTGATGCACTTGATGGATCCCCCGGCGTATATTCGGCCCGATTTGCAGGTGAGGAAAAAAACGATGAAAAAAATAACGAAAAACTGCTTCGTTCTCTTGAAGGTGTGCCGCGGGAGAAGCGAACGGCCCGATTTATATGCGCCCTCGTATATAAGAACCCGAACGGTGAAGCGATCGAAGTAGAGGGGACATGTGACGGGGAAATAACGTCGGCACCAAAGGGCACGAATGGTTTCGGTTATGACCCGCTTATGTATCTCCCGCACATGCAAAAGACGTTAGCTGAACTTCCCTCAAAAGAAAAAAACAGCATCAGCCACCGCAGCAAAGCGTTACAAAAAATGAAAGCAGAATGGGGAGAGTTGGGGATGTAG